The following is a genomic window from Bacillota bacterium.
ATGACCCGGCCCCCGGCGCCGGTCAGCCGGAGGGCGTCGCTGATGCTCCTCGAGGTGCCGACGCACTCGTACACTAGTCCGGGACCTCCACGGAAGACTGGCGGCCCGAGGACCGGGCGGTAGGCGCGGGCCCCGAGGAGCGAGGCGACCTCCTGATCATACCGGCCACGGGCCGGGACGACGTCGTCGGCTCCCAGGTTGGCGGCCGCCCTGGCCTGGTGGCCGTGCCTGGCCAAGGCGACGATGCGGTTCTTGTGGCCGAGGGCCCGGAGGGAAGCGATGACGCCGAGACCGATGATGCCGACGCCGATGACCAGGACGGCCTGGTCCTCGGCGGGAGGGTGGCGGGCCACGGCGTGGAGGGCGCAGGACAGGGGTTCGACGAGGACGGCCTCCTCGTCCGGGAGCCGGTCCGGGAGGCGGAAGAGCTGTGAGGCGTGGGCCACGAAGGACTCGCTCCATCCCCCGCCGGTGTCCCGGCAGCTCCCGATGAGCATCCCGGCTGAGAGTCGGCCACGGGCGAAGTTGTCGCAGATTGAGAAATCACCCCGGCGGCAGTGCGGGCAGGACGGCTCGATGTCTCGGGCGGCGCAGGCCAAGAGCGGGTCCACGGCGACCCGGTCACCGATGGCAAATCCTCTGACCTCCGCTCCGACCTCGGCGATGGTGCCGACGTTCTCGTGGCCGATGGTGAAGGGGAAGGAGGCGAAGGGGGACAGCGAGGGGCTGTTGTGGAGCCTGACCAGGTTGAGGTCGCTGCCGCAGATGCCGGAGTAGCGGGTCTTGACGCGGACCCAGCGCGGGCCGGGCAGGGCGGGCTCCGGCAC
Proteins encoded in this region:
- a CDS encoding alcohol dehydrogenase catalytic domain-containing protein yields the protein MKAVQFTDDKARYVWGKMVGSFSPSVHWGALGNLLYREVPEPALPGPRWVRVKTRYSGICGSDLNLVRLHNSPSLSPFASFPFTIGHENVGTIAEVGAEVRGFAIGDRVAVDPLLACAARDIEPSCPHCRRGDFSICDNFARGRLSAGMLIGSCRDTGGGWSESFVAHASQLFRLPDRLPDEEAVLVEPLSCALHAVARHPPAEDQAVLVIGVGIIGLGVIASLRALGHKNRIVALARHGHQARAAANLGADDVVPARGRYDQEVASLLGARAYRPVLGPPVFRGGPGLVYECVGTSRSISDALRLTGAGGRVILAGLASTPRGVDWSRVWVSQLTIAGTYASGLENIGGRSVPTFQKAIELMADGAVTFSDFLTHRFALAQYKEAMATAMDKRGSGVIKAAFAFE